A single region of the Musa acuminata AAA Group cultivar baxijiao chromosome BXJ1-11, Cavendish_Baxijiao_AAA, whole genome shotgun sequence genome encodes:
- the LOC103971404 gene encoding myb family transcription factor IPN2 isoform X3, whose product MFPSKKATVSSHDRGMCVQGDSGLVLTTDPKPRLRWTVELHDRFVDAVTQLGGPDKATPKTIMRVMGVKGLTLYHLKSHLQKFRLGKQPHKELNDHSFKNAASLELQRNAASSSAMMGRHMNENVHAEAIRMQMEVHRRLHEQLEKHLQLRIEAHGKYMQSILERACQTLEAESLVSGSYKGHGDQGVADMGAIKEMGSPMSFPSLQDLHLCGGDQLDLQSQVDGPLDGFYPISDSILGKKRMIWADDLRLQELGSTSACVGPKEEPCCKSEQLQIVPSVIDAAISSDPMANVYEGKPVLSMERPGEKQYEGSLKLDRPSPRRASLPMERINAMMAGGAVPQASNRSYG is encoded by the exons atgttCCCGTCCAAGAAGGCAACTGTGAGCTCACATGATCGGGGTATGTGCGTCCAAGGGGACTCTGGCCTTGTCCTCACCACCGATCCCAAGCCCCGGCTTCGGTGGACTGTGGAGCTCCATGATCGCTTCGTCGACGCCGTTACTCAACTCGGAGGACCTGACA AGGCCACACCGAAAACCATCATGAGAGTTATGGGTGTCAAAGGTCTTACTCTCTACCATCTCAAGAGCCATCTCCAG AAGTTCAGGCTGGGAAAGCAACCTCACAAGGAACTCAATGATCATTCTTTTAAGAATG CTGCTTCCCTCGAGCTACAAAGAAACGCAGCCTCTTCATCGGCAATGATGGGTCGTCACATGAACGA GAACGTGCACGCTGAAGCAATTCGGATGCAGATGGAAGTCCATAGGCGACTGCATGAGCAGTTAGAG AAACACCTCCAGCTGAGGATCGAAGCGCACGGGAAGTACATGCAGAGTATCTTGGAGAGAGCATGCCAAACACTGGAAGCTGAAAGCTTGGTTTCAGGAAGCTATAAAGGCCATGGGGACCAAGGAGTCGCCGATATGGGCGCCATCAAAGAAATGGGTTCTCCCATGAGCTTCCCTTCGCTCCAAGATCTCCACTTGTGTGGTGGAGACCAACTCGATCTGCAATCACAGGTCGATGGGCCTCTCGACGGGTTTTATCCGATCAGCGACAGCATTCTGGGGAAGAAGAGAATGATCTGGGCAGATGATCTGCGTCTACAGGAACTTGGATCAACCTCGGCGTGCGTTGGACCCAAGGAAGAGCCATGCTGCAAGAGCGAGCAGCTTCAGATTGTACCATCGGTGATCGACGCGGCCATCAGCTCCGATCCGATGGCAAATGTTTACGAGGGAAAGCCTGTGCTCTCGATGGAGAGGCCCGGGGAGAAGCAGTACGAAGGATCATTGAAGCTCGACAGGCCATCTCCGAGAAGAGCTTCTCTTCCCATGGAAAGGATTAATGCCATGATGGCGGGTGGTGCAGTGCCCCAAGCAAGCAACCGGTCTTATGGCTGA
- the LOC103971404 gene encoding myb family transcription factor IPN2 isoform X1 encodes MFPSKKATVSSHDRGMCVQGDSGLVLTTDPKPRLRWTVELHDRFVDAVTQLGGPDKATPKTIMRVMGVKGLTLYHLKSHLQKFRLGKQPHKELNDHSFKNAASLELQRNAASSSAMMGRHMNENVHAEAIRMQMEVHRRLHEQLEVQKHLQLRIEAHGKYMQSILERACQTLEAESLVSGSYKGHGDQGVADMGAIKEMGSPMSFPSLQDLHLCGGDQLDLQSQVDGPLDGFYPISDSILGKKRMIWADDLRLQELGSTSACVGPKEEPCCKSEQLQIVPSVIDAAISSDPMANVYEGKPVLSMERPGEKQYEGSLKLDRPSPRRASLPMERINAMMAGGAVPQASNRSYG; translated from the exons atgttCCCGTCCAAGAAGGCAACTGTGAGCTCACATGATCGGGGTATGTGCGTCCAAGGGGACTCTGGCCTTGTCCTCACCACCGATCCCAAGCCCCGGCTTCGGTGGACTGTGGAGCTCCATGATCGCTTCGTCGACGCCGTTACTCAACTCGGAGGACCTGACA AGGCCACACCGAAAACCATCATGAGAGTTATGGGTGTCAAAGGTCTTACTCTCTACCATCTCAAGAGCCATCTCCAG AAGTTCAGGCTGGGAAAGCAACCTCACAAGGAACTCAATGATCATTCTTTTAAGAATG CTGCTTCCCTCGAGCTACAAAGAAACGCAGCCTCTTCATCGGCAATGATGGGTCGTCACATGAACGA GAACGTGCACGCTGAAGCAATTCGGATGCAGATGGAAGTCCATAGGCGACTGCATGAGCAGTTAGAG GTGCAGAAACACCTCCAGCTGAGGATCGAAGCGCACGGGAAGTACATGCAGAGTATCTTGGAGAGAGCATGCCAAACACTGGAAGCTGAAAGCTTGGTTTCAGGAAGCTATAAAGGCCATGGGGACCAAGGAGTCGCCGATATGGGCGCCATCAAAGAAATGGGTTCTCCCATGAGCTTCCCTTCGCTCCAAGATCTCCACTTGTGTGGTGGAGACCAACTCGATCTGCAATCACAGGTCGATGGGCCTCTCGACGGGTTTTATCCGATCAGCGACAGCATTCTGGGGAAGAAGAGAATGATCTGGGCAGATGATCTGCGTCTACAGGAACTTGGATCAACCTCGGCGTGCGTTGGACCCAAGGAAGAGCCATGCTGCAAGAGCGAGCAGCTTCAGATTGTACCATCGGTGATCGACGCGGCCATCAGCTCCGATCCGATGGCAAATGTTTACGAGGGAAAGCCTGTGCTCTCGATGGAGAGGCCCGGGGAGAAGCAGTACGAAGGATCATTGAAGCTCGACAGGCCATCTCCGAGAAGAGCTTCTCTTCCCATGGAAAGGATTAATGCCATGATGGCGGGTGGTGCAGTGCCCCAAGCAAGCAACCGGTCTTATGGCTGA
- the LOC103971404 gene encoding myb family transcription factor IPN2 isoform X2: MFPSKKATVSSHDRGMCVQGDSGLVLTTDPKPRLRWTVELHDRFVDAVTQLGGPDKATPKTIMRVMGVKGLTLYHLKSHLQFRLGKQPHKELNDHSFKNAASLELQRNAASSSAMMGRHMNENVHAEAIRMQMEVHRRLHEQLEVQKHLQLRIEAHGKYMQSILERACQTLEAESLVSGSYKGHGDQGVADMGAIKEMGSPMSFPSLQDLHLCGGDQLDLQSQVDGPLDGFYPISDSILGKKRMIWADDLRLQELGSTSACVGPKEEPCCKSEQLQIVPSVIDAAISSDPMANVYEGKPVLSMERPGEKQYEGSLKLDRPSPRRASLPMERINAMMAGGAVPQASNRSYG, translated from the exons atgttCCCGTCCAAGAAGGCAACTGTGAGCTCACATGATCGGGGTATGTGCGTCCAAGGGGACTCTGGCCTTGTCCTCACCACCGATCCCAAGCCCCGGCTTCGGTGGACTGTGGAGCTCCATGATCGCTTCGTCGACGCCGTTACTCAACTCGGAGGACCTGACA AGGCCACACCGAAAACCATCATGAGAGTTATGGGTGTCAAAGGTCTTACTCTCTACCATCTCAAGAGCCATCTCCAG TTCAGGCTGGGAAAGCAACCTCACAAGGAACTCAATGATCATTCTTTTAAGAATG CTGCTTCCCTCGAGCTACAAAGAAACGCAGCCTCTTCATCGGCAATGATGGGTCGTCACATGAACGA GAACGTGCACGCTGAAGCAATTCGGATGCAGATGGAAGTCCATAGGCGACTGCATGAGCAGTTAGAG GTGCAGAAACACCTCCAGCTGAGGATCGAAGCGCACGGGAAGTACATGCAGAGTATCTTGGAGAGAGCATGCCAAACACTGGAAGCTGAAAGCTTGGTTTCAGGAAGCTATAAAGGCCATGGGGACCAAGGAGTCGCCGATATGGGCGCCATCAAAGAAATGGGTTCTCCCATGAGCTTCCCTTCGCTCCAAGATCTCCACTTGTGTGGTGGAGACCAACTCGATCTGCAATCACAGGTCGATGGGCCTCTCGACGGGTTTTATCCGATCAGCGACAGCATTCTGGGGAAGAAGAGAATGATCTGGGCAGATGATCTGCGTCTACAGGAACTTGGATCAACCTCGGCGTGCGTTGGACCCAAGGAAGAGCCATGCTGCAAGAGCGAGCAGCTTCAGATTGTACCATCGGTGATCGACGCGGCCATCAGCTCCGATCCGATGGCAAATGTTTACGAGGGAAAGCCTGTGCTCTCGATGGAGAGGCCCGGGGAGAAGCAGTACGAAGGATCATTGAAGCTCGACAGGCCATCTCCGAGAAGAGCTTCTCTTCCCATGGAAAGGATTAATGCCATGATGGCGGGTGGTGCAGTGCCCCAAGCAAGCAACCGGTCTTATGGCTGA
- the LOC103971405 gene encoding uncharacterized protein LOC103971405: MARKKTSAAAPLPKQPSSDTLENLKELNRLLLKETMERREQVTALRSSLHQLSHDSSLSSDLERRFTGLVVASRLSEVAAEMAAAEAALVTARERLESVSEEKDALKKALDVAVLERDSAVADLDENKRQAEARVATVVEEADRTKSDLEQRKAYVRSLEDENTTLEEKIKSTEEYLRSASDQLQSIRDEKGEIEINLRQAIQDRDACKKDLDVLSVALQTAQEKVENSQAANIALSEEIAIMQRDFEEDKTKFVKEIAGLKERAHSIDCKKEELEQEKTILETEVAGLRGRVSELGAIVQQRIALEEKLSLAEEALRRTNERLDFVTAETDDVKKALKQAISERDLSQVKLAEEEKLKATARKETERLTKELGFLEKEKERLQLDNEAQKRDHVKELDGLRDTVKKIEEEKDEIHRLRTEQKVEIANLQMEVAKLLSSVSELQELCRTNTECNLQLQAEKESALRDLDLEKAGVDGLRLQIEELKKSKDDAHVEVSEIKASLNCLIAENKNMKLEFDSLDKEKASLEEKLDNTLHVVEEMEAKARTADENFNRVLFLLKDNADVMDGLGEGEENGVGQEIGSERELDAIVMTLKSKAAKTEDMDREIKVLRGAIAVAEKKGGGVWTWLYPTVATCIAAISFAYATKSG; the protein is encoded by the coding sequence ATGGCCAGGAAGAAGACGTCCGCGGCGGCGCCGCTGCCCAAACAGCCCTCGTCCGATACGTTGGAGAACCTCAAGGAGCTGAACCGGCTCCTCCTCAAGGAGACGATGGAGCGGCGGGAGCAAGTGACCGCGCTCCGGTCGAGCCTCCACCAACTCTCCCATGACAGCTCCCTCTCCTCCGACCTCGAGCGTCGCTTCACCGGCCTCGTCGTCGCCTCCCGCCTCTCCGAGGTCGCCGCGGAGatggcggcggcggaggcagcTCTGGTAACTGCGCGGGAGCGGTTGGAGTCGGTCTCCGAGGAGAAAGATGCCCTCAAGAAGGCTTTAGATGTTGCTGTGCTGGAGAGAGATTCCGCCGTGGCGGATCTCGATGAAAACAAACGTCAGGCTGAGGCGCGAGTGGCCACCGTCGTTGAGGAAGCCGATCGGACGAAGTCGGATCTCGAACAGAGGAAGGCTTATGTCCGATCGCTGGAAGATGAGAACACCACCTTGGAGGAGAAGATTAAATCGACGGAAGAATATCTGAGAAGCGCTAGTGACCAGTTGCAGTCGATTAGAGACGAGAAGGGTGAGATCGAGATAAATTTGCGGCAAGCAATCCAGGATAGGGACGCGTGCAAAAAGGATCTCGATGTCCTGTCAGTGGCACTTCAGACGGCTCAGGAGAAGGTGGAGAATTCTCAAGCAGCTAATATTGCTCTCAGTGAGGAGATTGCGATCATGCAGCGTGACTTCGAGGAAGACAAGACAAAGTTTGTTAAGGAGATAGCTGGGCTTAAGGAAAGGGCTCACAGCATTGACTGCAAGAAGGAAGAGCTCGAGCAAGAAAAAACTATTCTTGAGACCGAGGTTGCTGGTCTGAGGGGGAGGGTTTCTGAGCTCGGGGCCATCGTGCAGCAAAGGATAGCATTGGAAGAGAAGTTGAGTTTGGCAGAGGAAGCTCTCAGGAGAACCAATGAGCGTTTGGACTTCGTCACCGCAGAGACGGATGATGTCAAGAAGGCTCTGAAACAAGCAATCTCGGAAAGAGATTTGAGCCAGGTAAAGCTTGCCGAAGAGGAGAAGTTGAAAGCTACCGCAAGGAAGGAGACAGAGAGGTTAACAAAAGAGCTTGGCTTTCTtgagaaagagaaggaaagacTGCAGCTTGACAATGAGGCACAAAAAAGGGACCATGTAAAGGAGCTTGATGGTCTGAGGGACACGGTGAAAAAGATTGAAGAGGAGAAGGATGAGATCCACAGATTGAGAACCGAGCAGAAGGTGGAGATTGCTAATCTTcagatggaggtggcgaagcttctaTCCAGTGTGTCTGAGCTTCAAGAGTTGTGCAGGACCAACACCGAGTGCAATTTACAGCTGCAAGCTGAGAAAGAATCAGCCTTGAGAGACCTTGATCTCGAGAAGGCAGGAGTGGATGGCCTAAGACTGCAGATCGAGGAGCTAAAGAAGAGCAAGGATGATGCCCATGTTGAGGTCTCGGAAATTAAGGCATCACTCAATTGCCTTATAGCGGAGAATAAGAATATGAAACTGGAATTTGATTCATTGGATAAAGAAAAGGcttcactggaagagaaactggacAATACATTACATGTGGTCGAGGAAATGGAGGCAAAGGCCAGAACTGCTGATGAAAACTTTAACAGGGTCCTGTTCCTCTTGAAGGATAACGCAGATGTTATGGATGGCTTGGGGGAAGGTGAAGAGAATGGTGTTGGACAGGAAATTGGCAGTGAAAGGGAGTTGGATGCCATCGTGATGACTCTCAAGAGCAAGGCGGCAAAGACCGAGGACATGGACAGAGAGATCAAGGTCTTGCGCGGTGCCATTGCTGTGGCCGAGAAGAAGGGTGGAGGAGTGTGGACTTGGCTGTATCCTACTGTTGCTACTTGTATTGCTGCTATTTCTTTTGCCTATGCAACCAAGAGCGGTTAA